In a genomic window of Paramicrobacterium chengjingii:
- a CDS encoding adenine phosphoribosyltransferase, which yields MNVSTRVLELSETIPDFPKPGIVFRDLTPAFADPETFRAIVDELGADVTGGFDVVAGIEARGFLLASAIAYATRTRLFPIRKQGKLPGDVLSEDYALEYGAASLEVNPSNLPQGSRVLIVDDVLATGGSCRAAARLVERSGSTVAGIGIVLALDGLGGVDALRDYDVSVLLTEPTQPIA from the coding sequence GTGAACGTCTCCACCCGAGTTCTTGAACTCAGCGAGACGATCCCGGACTTTCCGAAGCCCGGGATCGTCTTTCGTGACCTCACGCCGGCTTTCGCCGATCCAGAGACGTTCCGGGCGATTGTCGACGAGCTGGGCGCCGACGTCACTGGCGGGTTCGACGTTGTCGCCGGTATCGAGGCACGTGGGTTCCTTCTCGCCTCCGCGATTGCGTACGCGACGCGGACTCGCCTTTTTCCAATTCGCAAGCAAGGCAAGCTTCCCGGTGATGTTCTGAGTGAGGACTACGCGCTCGAATACGGCGCAGCGTCGCTTGAGGTCAACCCGTCAAATCTTCCGCAGGGATCGCGCGTTCTCATCGTCGACGATGTTCTCGCGACAGGCGGCAGCTGCCGTGCCGCGGCGCGACTCGTCGAACGTTCGGGTTCAACAGTCGCTGGAATCGGCATAGTGCTCGCGCTCGATGGACTCGGCGGTGTCGATGCGCTGAGGGACTACGACGTGAGCGTTCTGCTCACAGAGCCCACTCAGCCCATCGCCTGA
- a CDS encoding FKBP-type peptidyl-prolyl cis-trans isomerase: MTESNKTKPEVDAPVGPAPESLQVVDIEVGEGDEAQVSSTVDVHYLGVSYDSGEEFDSSWSRGQSINFPLRNLIAGWQEGIPGMRVGGRRQLTVPPNLAYGPAGGGHPLSGQTLIFIIDLLGVR, translated from the coding sequence ATGACCGAATCGAACAAGACAAAGCCAGAGGTCGATGCACCCGTCGGCCCCGCCCCAGAATCTCTGCAGGTCGTCGACATTGAGGTGGGCGAGGGCGACGAAGCACAGGTATCGTCGACCGTTGACGTGCACTATCTCGGGGTCTCGTATGACAGCGGCGAAGAATTCGACTCGTCGTGGAGTCGTGGCCAAAGCATCAACTTTCCGCTGCGCAATCTGATTGCCGGATGGCAGGAAGGAATCCCTGGCATGCGGGTCGGCGGACGCCGCCAGCTCACCGTGCCGCCCAACCTCGCCTATGGCCCGGCCGGGGGAGGGCATCCGCTCTCTGGCCAGACACTGATCTTCATCATCGATCTTCTCGGGGTGCGGTAG
- a CDS encoding aspartate ammonia-lyase — translation MSERPTRTETDSLGSMEIPSHAYWGIHTARAFENFDISKRPISVYPHLIVALASVKQAAARANTELGALNAEKADLIDRACQRVIDGEFHEEFCVGVIQGGAGTSTNMNANEVITNVALEMAGRQKGDYAFISPYDHTNRSQSTNDVYPTAIKIALARSLTDLLDELELLRQSFALKGQEFRHVLKVGRTQLQDAVPMTLGQEFHGFATTLGEDHKRLAETIWLLAEINLGATAIGTGITADPRYASVVVRHLNDITGLKLETAPDLVESTSDAGAFMSFSSALKRSAIKLSKICNDLRLLSSGPQAGFGEINLPAKQAGSSIMPGKVNPVIPEVMNQIAFSVVGADTTVTMAAEGGQLQLNAFEPVIAHSLLQSILWMARGCETLRVNAVDGITANEDRLETMVGTSVGVVTALTPFIGYTAAAALAKTALLTNRNIADLVVEADLMTREEVTKQLSPARLSGLEAITTAIPIIDNGSVATAVGGEATDS, via the coding sequence ATGAGCGAACGGCCGACACGAACGGAAACCGACTCTCTCGGATCGATGGAGATCCCCAGCCACGCATACTGGGGCATCCATACCGCGAGAGCATTCGAGAACTTTGACATCTCCAAGCGACCGATCTCGGTGTACCCGCACCTGATCGTCGCCCTCGCCTCAGTGAAACAGGCTGCTGCACGGGCAAACACTGAATTGGGTGCACTGAACGCGGAGAAAGCAGATCTCATCGACCGTGCGTGCCAGCGTGTGATTGACGGTGAATTTCACGAGGAGTTCTGCGTCGGCGTGATTCAGGGTGGCGCGGGAACTTCGACGAATATGAACGCGAACGAGGTGATCACCAATGTCGCTCTTGAGATGGCCGGTCGGCAGAAGGGTGACTACGCCTTCATCTCGCCCTACGACCACACGAACCGCAGTCAATCAACGAACGATGTGTATCCGACGGCAATCAAGATTGCTCTGGCGAGGTCGCTGACTGACCTGCTCGACGAACTTGAGCTGCTTCGGCAGTCGTTTGCGCTGAAGGGGCAAGAGTTCCGACACGTGCTCAAGGTGGGAAGAACCCAGCTTCAGGATGCTGTCCCCATGACGCTCGGACAAGAATTCCATGGTTTCGCCACGACACTCGGCGAAGACCACAAGCGTCTCGCCGAAACGATCTGGCTGCTGGCCGAGATCAACCTCGGTGCGACAGCAATCGGAACCGGAATCACCGCTGACCCGCGGTATGCGTCGGTCGTCGTGCGTCACCTCAATGACATCACCGGATTGAAGCTCGAGACTGCTCCCGACCTTGTCGAGTCGACGAGCGATGCTGGTGCATTCATGTCGTTCAGCAGCGCACTCAAGCGCTCTGCGATCAAGCTCTCAAAGATCTGCAACGACCTTCGCCTTCTCTCCAGCGGCCCGCAGGCAGGTTTCGGTGAGATCAACCTGCCCGCGAAGCAAGCTGGCTCGTCGATCATGCCGGGCAAGGTGAATCCCGTGATTCCCGAGGTCATGAATCAGATCGCCTTCTCCGTTGTCGGAGCCGATACCACGGTGACGATGGCGGCGGAGGGTGGACAGCTGCAGCTCAACGCCTTTGAGCCGGTCATCGCCCACTCGCTCCTGCAGAGCATTCTCTGGATGGCACGAGGCTGCGAGACCCTTCGTGTGAATGCAGTCGATGGCATCACGGCGAATGAAGATCGTCTTGAAACTATGGTCGGAACCTCGGTCGGCGTTGTCACGGCCCTCACGCCGTTCATCGGCTACACCGCGGCTGCAGCATTGGCAAAGACGGCTCTCCTGACTAACCGCAATATCGCCGATCTCGTCGTCGAGGCAGATCTGATGACACGTGAAGAAGTGACAAAGCAGCTCTCACCGGCACGGCTTTCAGGTCTCGAAGCGATCACCACAGCGATCCCGATCATCGACAACGGATCGGTGGCCACGGCAGTAGGCGGCGAAGCTACCGACTCCTGA
- a CDS encoding NCS2 family permease, with protein MAIETATPGRIDRFFEISKRGSSVGAELRGGLVTFVAMAYIVVLNPIILSSGTDVSGSTLDFAQLSAVTAFTAGLMTILFGVVARLPFAFAAGLGINSFLAFSVVGEVTWAEAMGLVVINGIIIVVLAATGLRRMIFDAVPMQLKISITVGIGVFIAFIGLVNAGFVTSTGEASPPVGLGVDGSVATGPTVVFVVTLLISGVLVARRIKGGLLIGILVGTIVAMIVESIFRLGSSADSPGGWSLAVPTLPSSVFSLPDLGLIGNVSFGSFERIGVLAALMLVFTLVFTNFFDAMGTMTGLSKEAGLADERGTFPRLKSALVVEGIGAIAGGLTSGSSNTVFVESGAGIGEGARTGLANVVTGVLFLLAMFLTPLTGIVPSEVAAAALVVVGGMMMSQIREIQWTDFSITLPVFLTVAIMPLTYSIANGIGAGFISWVVVRSLSGKAREISPLLWIVSLGFVVYFARGPIEALLG; from the coding sequence GTGGCCATCGAGACCGCGACGCCAGGCCGTATTGACCGTTTCTTCGAGATCAGCAAGCGGGGCTCTTCTGTCGGTGCCGAGTTGCGCGGAGGCCTGGTCACCTTTGTAGCGATGGCCTACATCGTTGTGCTCAACCCGATCATTCTGTCGTCGGGGACCGATGTCTCCGGCTCCACGCTCGACTTCGCGCAGCTTTCGGCGGTGACGGCGTTTACCGCCGGGCTGATGACGATTCTCTTCGGGGTCGTTGCGCGCCTTCCGTTCGCATTCGCAGCTGGCCTCGGAATCAACTCCTTCCTGGCTTTCAGCGTCGTAGGGGAGGTGACCTGGGCCGAGGCGATGGGCCTCGTCGTGATCAACGGGATCATCATCGTTGTTCTCGCGGCAACGGGGCTCCGGCGCATGATCTTCGATGCCGTTCCGATGCAGCTGAAAATCTCAATCACCGTCGGAATCGGCGTCTTCATCGCATTCATCGGTCTTGTGAACGCTGGTTTCGTCACGTCGACTGGGGAAGCGTCTCCGCCCGTTGGACTTGGCGTGGACGGGTCGGTGGCAACAGGGCCGACCGTTGTCTTCGTCGTCACACTGCTCATCTCCGGAGTGCTCGTAGCCCGACGAATCAAGGGCGGACTGCTGATCGGCATCCTCGTGGGAACGATCGTGGCGATGATCGTCGAATCGATCTTCCGCCTCGGTTCGTCAGCAGATTCACCCGGTGGGTGGAGCCTCGCGGTCCCCACCCTGCCATCGAGCGTCTTCAGCCTTCCCGATCTTGGACTGATTGGCAATGTGTCATTCGGCAGCTTCGAGCGGATCGGCGTGCTCGCCGCACTCATGCTCGTCTTCACGCTCGTATTCACAAACTTCTTCGATGCGATGGGCACGATGACCGGCCTCTCGAAAGAAGCAGGACTCGCCGACGAACGAGGAACGTTCCCCCGTCTGAAATCGGCGCTTGTCGTTGAGGGCATCGGCGCGATCGCCGGTGGCCTCACGTCTGGGTCGTCCAACACCGTCTTCGTCGAATCGGGAGCAGGAATCGGCGAGGGCGCTCGCACAGGACTGGCCAACGTTGTGACCGGCGTGCTGTTTCTCCTCGCGATGTTCCTCACTCCACTGACGGGCATCGTTCCGAGCGAAGTGGCGGCTGCAGCGCTCGTCGTCGTCGGTGGAATGATGATGTCGCAGATTCGCGAGATCCAATGGACGGACTTCTCGATCACGCTTCCGGTGTTCCTGACCGTCGCCATCATGCCGCTCACCTATTCCATTGCCAATGGCATCGGTGCGGGCTTCATCTCCTGGGTGGTAGTGCGGTCGCTCTCAGGAAAAGCGCGAGAGATCAGCCCGCTGCTCTGGATCGTCTCGCTCGGGTTCGTCGTGTATTTCGCACGCGGTCCGATTGAGGCGCTTCTCGGCTGA
- a CDS encoding uracil-xanthine permease family protein, translating into MRLPWILHGDGKNVDAQDVVGPSERLSWPRTIGIGAQHVVAMFGATFLVPVLTGFSPSTTLLFSGIGTLLFLIITQNRLPSYLGSSFAFIAPITAATATHSMGAAQFGIIAVGLLLAIVGAIVQWVGSGWIDAVMPPVVAGSIVALIGFNLGPEAWKNYQLAPVSATVTLAAVVISSVLFRGILGRLSIFIGVVVGYVCATIRGEIDFATVESAPWFGLPSLTFPANPVTNPELWGLLPAFLPVVLVLVAENVGHIRGVAQMTDPSVNAQTGRGLLADGLATMLAGAGGGSATTTYGENIGVMAATRIYSTAAYWVAGLFAIILSLSPKFGAVIDTIPSGVLGGVTTALYGMIGIIGVKIWMDNTVDFSKPVNQFTAATALIIGIANFIWSDEASGVTFNGIAFGTIAAIVIYHGMTWIGRWRGTN; encoded by the coding sequence ATGCGACTTCCCTGGATTCTGCACGGTGACGGCAAGAACGTCGATGCTCAAGACGTCGTCGGGCCGTCCGAGCGGCTCAGCTGGCCGAGAACAATCGGAATCGGCGCACAGCACGTTGTCGCGATGTTCGGCGCGACGTTTCTCGTTCCGGTGCTTACCGGGTTCAGCCCGAGCACAACGCTTCTGTTCTCCGGAATCGGAACTCTCCTCTTTCTGATCATTACGCAGAATCGTTTGCCCAGCTACCTCGGCTCGTCATTCGCGTTCATTGCCCCCATCACCGCCGCTACGGCCACACACAGCATGGGAGCCGCGCAGTTCGGCATTATTGCTGTCGGTCTCCTGCTCGCGATCGTGGGCGCCATAGTTCAGTGGGTGGGATCGGGATGGATTGACGCTGTCATGCCTCCCGTCGTCGCTGGGTCAATCGTTGCGCTCATCGGCTTCAACCTCGGCCCTGAGGCGTGGAAAAATTACCAACTCGCACCCGTGAGCGCTACGGTGACCCTCGCTGCTGTCGTGATCTCGTCTGTGCTGTTCCGCGGAATCCTCGGACGACTTTCCATCTTCATCGGCGTCGTCGTCGGGTATGTGTGCGCAACGATCCGAGGCGAAATTGACTTCGCTACCGTCGAATCTGCTCCGTGGTTCGGATTGCCCTCCCTCACGTTCCCAGCCAATCCGGTGACGAATCCGGAACTCTGGGGTCTACTTCCCGCGTTCCTTCCGGTCGTCCTCGTGCTCGTCGCGGAGAATGTCGGCCACATTCGCGGAGTCGCGCAGATGACTGACCCGTCAGTCAACGCCCAGACCGGCCGGGGCCTACTCGCTGATGGCCTCGCCACAATGCTCGCTGGAGCAGGCGGTGGCTCCGCCACGACGACGTACGGTGAAAATATCGGTGTCATGGCCGCCACACGCATCTACTCGACTGCCGCGTACTGGGTTGCCGGCCTCTTTGCAATCATCCTGTCGCTCTCCCCCAAATTCGGTGCCGTCATTGACACGATTCCATCAGGGGTTCTGGGCGGAGTGACCACGGCTCTCTATGGAATGATCGGCATTATCGGCGTCAAGATCTGGATGGACAACACGGTCGATTTCAGCAAGCCGGTGAACCAGTTCACCGCCGCGACGGCGCTCATCATCGGTATCGCCAATTTCATTTGGAGTGATGAAGCGTCGGGGGTCACGTTTAACGGGATCGCGTTCGGAACGATCGCTGCGATTGTGATCTACCACGGCATGACGTGGATCGGACGATGGCGAGGAACAAACTAG
- a CDS encoding peptidase — protein sequence MIDWLAFLIVFITALVAAVVVVGLYALGLRLLVSAGRAPLVAPAEFTDAITVMSEKKRLREEKRVEKATRKNPLSPAQRRAARVAAYACFACCSAAVVYGIYLIVPLLH from the coding sequence ATGATCGACTGGCTCGCGTTCCTCATTGTCTTCATCACCGCGCTTGTCGCTGCTGTCGTCGTTGTCGGGCTGTACGCTCTCGGACTCAGACTGCTGGTCTCGGCCGGGCGTGCTCCCCTCGTCGCACCAGCTGAGTTCACTGACGCGATTACCGTGATGTCCGAAAAGAAGCGTCTGCGCGAAGAGAAACGCGTTGAGAAGGCTACGCGGAAGAATCCGCTGAGCCCTGCGCAACGCAGGGCCGCCCGCGTCGCCGCATACGCGTGTTTCGCATGTTGCTCAGCGGCAGTTGTGTACGGAATCTATCTGATCGTCCCGCTGCTCCACTGA
- a CDS encoding inorganic phosphate transporter, protein MEITSLVVILVIAFALFFDFTNGFHDTANAMATPIATGAMKPKVAVTVAAILNLVGAFLSTEVARTISGGIIREGDAGVLITPALIFAGLLGAIVWNMLTWVLGLPSSSSHALFGGLIGAALVGVGIHAVDFGVMLSKVILPALIAPLTAGIIAFVATRLAYAMTRRYDKKADGRSGFRFGQIFTSSLVALSHGTNDAQKTMGIITLTLIAVGSQGAGTGPQFWVILVCAVAIALGTYIGGWRIIKTLGTGLTEVKPAQGFAAEASTAATILASSHLGFALSTTQVASGSVIGSGLGRRGSKVRWGTAGRIAIGWLLTLPSAAIVGAAAALLAGIGPAGLLIDTVLGVVIVLGIYLWSRREKIDHTNAVADIAASGTAVKISKSGRKKKAKK, encoded by the coding sequence GTGGAAATAACCTCCCTCGTCGTCATTCTCGTTATCGCGTTCGCGTTGTTCTTCGACTTCACGAACGGCTTTCACGACACCGCAAACGCCATGGCCACCCCGATCGCGACGGGTGCTATGAAGCCGAAGGTAGCCGTTACCGTCGCGGCAATCCTCAACCTTGTCGGTGCGTTCTTGTCGACAGAGGTTGCACGCACAATCTCCGGCGGCATTATTCGTGAGGGTGACGCCGGAGTTCTGATCACCCCCGCGCTGATCTTCGCCGGTCTGCTCGGCGCGATTGTCTGGAACATGTTGACGTGGGTTCTCGGGCTTCCCTCGAGCTCATCGCACGCGCTGTTCGGCGGTCTCATCGGGGCTGCGCTCGTGGGAGTGGGAATCCACGCCGTCGATTTCGGGGTGATGCTGTCGAAGGTGATTCTGCCGGCGCTGATCGCGCCGCTCACCGCGGGGATCATTGCTTTCGTCGCCACTCGCCTGGCCTACGCCATGACCCGGCGATACGACAAGAAGGCGGACGGGCGAAGCGGTTTCCGATTCGGACAGATCTTCACATCGTCCCTCGTTGCCCTCTCCCACGGAACAAATGACGCCCAGAAAACAATGGGCATCATTACGCTGACACTTATTGCAGTCGGGTCGCAGGGTGCCGGCACGGGCCCGCAATTCTGGGTGATCCTGGTGTGCGCCGTCGCGATTGCACTGGGAACGTACATTGGTGGCTGGCGAATCATCAAGACGCTGGGAACCGGTCTCACCGAGGTCAAGCCGGCCCAAGGGTTTGCAGCCGAGGCCTCGACCGCAGCGACGATTCTCGCCTCAAGCCACCTCGGCTTCGCACTCTCAACAACGCAGGTCGCGTCTGGCTCAGTTATCGGCTCTGGACTGGGGCGTCGGGGGTCGAAGGTGCGCTGGGGGACAGCTGGTCGTATCGCCATCGGCTGGCTGCTGACGCTTCCTTCCGCAGCCATCGTCGGGGCGGCAGCCGCGCTTCTTGCCGGGATCGGCCCGGCGGGACTCCTGATCGACACAGTGCTCGGCGTGGTGATCGTCCTCGGAATCTACCTCTGGTCGCGACGCGAGAAGATCGACCACACGAATGCTGTCGCCGATATCGCCGCATCGGGCACCGCTGTGAAGATCTCAAAGTCTGGCCGCAAAAAGAAGGCGAAGAAATGA
- a CDS encoding aldo/keto reductase, whose amino-acid sequence MTGNTMRQLRDETSLPAIGFGTYPLRGNEGTDAVLSALDAGYRLLDTAVNYKNEDAVGRALAETHVHRSDITVTTKLPGRHHGYDATLESFESSRRLLGVDVIDLYLIHWPNPSVDKYVDSWKAMIDLQKDGLVRSIGVSNFTIDFLTRLAAETGVLPAVNQVELHPYFPQESLVDFHAKHDIVTEAWSPLGKAAAPYNEKVIVDIAAQHGVTPVQAVLRWHLERGVVPIPKSADPDRQRQNLDVFGFSLSADEVEAISALATLDGRLFGGDPTVHEEM is encoded by the coding sequence ATGACTGGGAACACTATGCGCCAACTTCGAGATGAGACATCGCTGCCCGCCATCGGCTTCGGCACGTACCCGCTCCGCGGCAATGAAGGAACGGATGCTGTGCTGTCCGCACTCGATGCGGGCTATCGACTTCTCGATACGGCTGTCAATTACAAGAATGAGGATGCCGTCGGTCGTGCGCTCGCCGAGACACACGTTCATCGCTCAGACATCACGGTGACAACGAAGCTCCCCGGTCGTCACCACGGCTACGATGCAACGCTCGAATCGTTTGAATCGTCTCGGCGCTTGCTCGGAGTCGACGTCATCGACCTCTATCTTATCCATTGGCCGAACCCGAGTGTGGATAAATACGTCGACTCGTGGAAGGCAATGATCGATCTGCAGAAGGACGGTCTTGTTCGTTCGATCGGCGTGTCAAACTTCACCATCGACTTCCTCACTCGGCTTGCTGCTGAGACCGGTGTTCTCCCCGCCGTCAACCAGGTGGAGCTTCACCCGTACTTTCCGCAAGAATCCCTCGTTGACTTCCACGCGAAGCACGACATCGTCACCGAAGCGTGGAGTCCTCTGGGCAAAGCGGCAGCGCCATACAATGAGAAGGTGATCGTCGACATTGCAGCACAACACGGCGTCACACCGGTCCAGGCAGTATTGCGCTGGCACCTCGAGCGAGGCGTCGTGCCGATCCCGAAGTCGGCCGATCCTGACAGGCAGCGGCAGAACCTCGACGTTTTCGGGTTCTCGCTCAGTGCTGACGAGGTCGAAGCGATTTCTGCACTGGCAACCCTCGATGGTCGGCTGTTCGGCGGCGATCCGACGGTGCACGAAGAAATGTGA
- a CDS encoding S9 family peptidase, giving the protein MTDAPRAPRRDHARTHHGDTVNDPYHWLSDKDHPDVLDYLNRENTFAESETEHLAPLRKALYEEIKSHTQETDLSVPVREGDWWYYSRTFAGKQYASHMRAPAHDWTPPNTQNGDVEGEHIVLDDNSESAGHEFYRLGSFDITRDGHRMLYATDTVGDERYTLRIRDLTTGRDGVDDVPGTFSGAVFSPDGEWVFYTTVDDAWRPDTVWRHRVGTPAEDDERVYHEPDDRFWAGVGVTRSGRYIVIALGSNVTSEWLLIDGETPDGEPRVVWPRREGVEYEVEHAVIGGRSTLLILHNRNAENFELVGIDADALGDPESGVTVLAHSEDVRLESVEAFRDRLAVEYRAEGLTRIGTIELDNASTLDNLTIEPVEFAEPLYTVGFGGNPEWEQPALRLSYTSFVTPATVYSLQPASGELTLLKQQPVLGTFDTANYVQFRDWATAHDGTRVPISIVRRRDAASGPLLLYGYGSYEASMNPGFSIARLSLLDRGVTFAIAHVRGGGELGRSWYEHGKLLHKKNSFTDFIDSAKHLIDSGLTTPDRLVAEGGSAGGLLMGAMLNLAPELFAGVHASVPFVDALTTILNPELPLTVIEWDEWGDPLHDADVYAYMKSYSPYENVREDVAYPRILATTSLNDTRVFYAEPAKWVARLREVGAPALLRTEMHAGHGGVSGRYAGWQERAWEMAWILDALGCAESKLAS; this is encoded by the coding sequence ATGACAGATGCACCTCGCGCACCTCGCCGCGACCACGCGAGAACTCATCATGGCGACACCGTCAACGATCCCTACCATTGGTTGAGCGACAAAGATCATCCGGACGTTCTCGACTATCTGAATCGAGAGAACACCTTTGCCGAGTCCGAGACGGAACATCTTGCCCCTTTGCGCAAAGCCCTCTACGAGGAGATCAAGTCGCATACTCAGGAGACAGACCTCTCGGTTCCCGTGAGAGAGGGCGATTGGTGGTACTACTCACGCACGTTCGCGGGCAAGCAATACGCGAGCCACATGCGTGCTCCGGCTCATGATTGGACTCCACCGAACACGCAGAACGGTGATGTGGAGGGCGAGCACATTGTTCTCGACGATAACTCCGAGTCTGCGGGGCACGAGTTCTACCGCCTTGGCTCATTCGACATCACACGGGACGGGCATCGGATGCTGTACGCCACCGACACGGTGGGAGACGAGCGGTACACGCTGCGCATCCGTGATCTGACCACAGGGCGCGACGGCGTAGACGATGTGCCCGGAACGTTCTCTGGTGCCGTCTTCTCCCCCGATGGCGAGTGGGTGTTCTATACGACTGTCGACGATGCGTGGCGCCCAGATACGGTGTGGCGTCATCGCGTGGGAACGCCTGCAGAAGACGACGAGCGTGTCTACCACGAACCGGACGACCGATTCTGGGCTGGCGTTGGCGTGACCCGGAGCGGTCGCTACATCGTGATTGCGCTCGGCTCCAACGTGACCAGCGAGTGGCTGCTGATCGACGGCGAGACTCCTGACGGTGAGCCGCGCGTCGTCTGGCCACGCAGAGAGGGAGTGGAATACGAGGTTGAGCACGCTGTCATCGGCGGGCGTTCCACGTTGCTGATCCTGCACAATCGGAATGCAGAGAACTTCGAGCTTGTCGGGATCGACGCTGACGCGCTGGGAGATCCAGAGTCGGGTGTGACTGTTCTTGCCCACAGCGAGGATGTTCGTCTTGAGTCGGTGGAGGCATTTCGCGATCGTCTGGCGGTTGAGTATCGCGCCGAGGGTTTGACCCGAATCGGAACGATCGAACTCGACAACGCATCGACACTGGATAACCTGACGATCGAGCCCGTTGAGTTCGCTGAGCCGCTGTACACGGTCGGGTTCGGGGGCAATCCTGAATGGGAACAGCCTGCACTTCGCCTGAGCTACACGTCATTCGTGACTCCGGCCACCGTCTATTCACTGCAGCCGGCGTCGGGAGAACTCACGCTTCTCAAGCAGCAGCCCGTGCTCGGCACATTCGACACAGCCAATTACGTACAGTTCCGTGACTGGGCGACAGCGCATGATGGAACACGCGTGCCGATCTCAATCGTGCGGCGTCGCGATGCGGCATCCGGCCCTCTTCTGCTTTACGGGTACGGATCATACGAGGCGAGCATGAACCCCGGGTTCTCGATTGCGCGCCTCTCGCTTCTGGACCGCGGAGTCACCTTCGCCATCGCGCACGTGCGCGGCGGCGGTGAACTCGGCCGCAGCTGGTACGAACACGGCAAGCTGCTTCACAAGAAGAACTCATTCACAGACTTCATCGACAGCGCCAAGCACCTCATCGACTCGGGCCTAACGACACCCGATCGGCTTGTCGCTGAGGGTGGCAGCGCCGGCGGTCTGCTGATGGGCGCCATGCTCAATCTCGCCCCGGAGCTTTTCGCCGGCGTGCACGCCTCAGTTCCGTTCGTCGATGCCCTGACGACGATTCTTAACCCCGAGCTTCCGTTGACCGTGATCGAGTGGGACGAATGGGGCGATCCGCTGCACGACGCCGACGTCTACGCGTACATGAAATCGTACTCGCCGTACGAGAATGTGCGAGAGGATGTCGCGTACCCCCGTATTCTTGCGACGACGAGTCTCAACGACACCCGCGTCTTCTATGCGGAGCCGGCGAAGTGGGTGGCTCGTCTGCGAGAGGTGGGGGCTCCCGCACTTCTGCGCACTGAGATGCACGCTGGCCACGGCGGAGTGAGCGGACGGTATGCAGGCTGGCAGGAGCGGGCATGGGAGATGGCCTGGATTCTCGACGCGCTCGGCTGCGCAGAATCGAAACTCGCCTCCTGA